Sequence from the Ascaphus truei isolate aAscTru1 chromosome 3, aAscTru1.hap1, whole genome shotgun sequence genome:
CGGCGACCGCACCACAGACTGCTGTTCCAGTGCTCTGCTAGGCAAGCTAAGAAGTAAGAAGCTGGCTCGAGATGCGGCTCGAGATCATGAtattggagggagtggggggctgGATAATGGGAAATTAGATGAtgagggggtgaaatgagatgatatggtgatgatggggggaaatgagatgatgataatgagggtggtgcggagatgatgagggggaaatgagatgaagaTAATGAGGGGTGAaataagatgatgatgaggggtgggaaagagatgatatgatgataatgatgagggtGGTGAGGAGATGACGAAAGCGCAACATAATACTTCAATTTTTacttggtgtggctattttctttTCTAGTTCACCATACTTGTGGCTACATttaaaaataggttgcccacccctgagccagactaatggcccatcggaataacacagtgggggtccttgCTGTTTGAATCTTACCTGGCTTCACCTGTCTATAATACACACGCAGTCAgggagagactgaatcagtcactctacctgcgtgccTCTAATAGGCAATTGCagggtttttattttaataatacagtattgtagcagggggtctccggagctgaaccacattgatttcagattCCTTCTTCCCATGTTACAGGCCCCATTTTGGGGTGCCGGTAAACATGTGGCCATACTTAAATTCACCAGCGTCACAGCCcacgtgatcgggggatttaaacaaagcagagggataccggcaccctattacagggcctgtaactcaggaagcaggaggtccctgaacctgaaatcaatgcggttcagctccggagacaccctactACTATACTAAAATACAAACAGCTTCATTCCCTTAATACTAGCAACTGTACCAATAAGTATATTGGAAACAGTCAGATCCTTGATCTAGAAAACTAAAAGTGCTACTTTAAGATACAACCTTGACATACCTGCAACAGTAGGTATGGTAAAGGcaggagtacagtacagtacacatgtGGAGCACAACTTTCAAGGGGTAAAATTGAACTGTTTTCattattaaatacagtacatatatttaaaacaatTGACATATAAAAGTGTATTTCTCTTCAGAAACGTACCTATGCAACGAGTAGACAGTGCTCCAACATGCTGTATTCCATACCACTTGTAGGTCATAACATACATTCTTTATAGAAATGTAAAAGATCTGCACTGCCTAAATATCAATATTATGTAATGCTGAATAACTACAtcagcccccccaaccccaaaaTAAGGGCTATGCTCTTGCTATTACAAGCAAGTAGCTCAAAAAATGCCCAAACTTGCATTTcttgccagcaactgctattccCAAAACTTTGAGATGAAAATTGCGGGTTAAACACTCACATTTTTTTCTCGCTACCTATGGTGGATAAAGCttgtatttattcatttataaaatgttttaccaggaagtaatacattgagagttaccgcgagatttcaagtatgtcctgggcacagcgttctGAGGAAAAATACAGACAGTACTGTCGTtatattaagtgagcagggttatacattatatacatgacattgcatgcacagtttaatataataaatgataaatgttataggcgtatgtaacagttaaagactagattaaaatgtgagacagctttagttttgaaagaacgtagactggtggcggctgtgagagtctccagcagattgttccagttgtgggctgcatggtaagagaaggagcagcggccggatactttgttgagccttgggaccatggacagtcttttggagtcagatctcagaagatatgtgctgcatgtggtaggggtgaggagcttgttcaaataggcaggtaacttgcccagaaagtatttaaaggcaagacaggaaagattagcTTTGCGCCTAGGCTCAAGTGATgaacaatctagttctttgagaattTCGCATTGATGTGTGTTGTAGGTGCATTGGaagacaaagtggcatattgaattgtacagggtgtcaagtttgctaaggtgagtttgggatgttgtgccatatactatgccccatagtctataattagcactagcatctgctgtgcgatgcgctttttGACCAGCAGACATAGGAAGTAATTGTTCCTacaaagtacacctagtttggcataggttttggattgCAGAGTATTTTGGATTGcagagtatcaatgtgcaacccaaatgttaaatgggagtcaaaccatatgcccaaatacttaaaactagtaacaggggctaggatggtattagagtttgtttatatttgtagctcattcattggaagcaatgtagttgccccagggtggatagttaggcctcccgggagaGTGGAATGAGGggttatccccttcattaccttggtgGTTACTATTAAAATGTAAACTGGTGatcagctgtgcagggagatgcagtttctctctgtgcagctcctcCAGACTGTTGGAGCAAAATTGATAGTGTGGTATGGCATTTTTTTACCAAACACTAAAAATATTCGATTTTTCtcagtgaataccatttttacacaaagttacCAGTGTTCAGTAGGAAAATTCCAACCCAATCCATGTTATAATCAACTTATtgtagtttagtgaataggctccATGCAATATTGCAGCCAGAACAAACTTCCACATGAGCAGATTTTTTTGCTTTTAAAGATCCTGGCTATTCGCCGGCACACAGGTCTGACACACACAGTTGGCTCTAAGATCAAGAAACATGATGGATTATTTAGACAATGTAAGTATAATATTAATCTTATTAGAATTTAGATGCTGAATAAAAGGTTTAAAGTCATCTATATAAggcgtgcgcaaactgggagtcGTGCCCCCCCTGTGGGGGAGCGTGGGGTTTCAGAGGTCCCATATGATTCCCAATACaattcccaaaggcatttaaatgaaatggcaGGGAAGCGGCGCAGGCCTCTGTAATGTCTCCTCACCTTGGTTCAGATGGACAGTTCCCCTtttctgaaaaaaaaatgtataatcaaaaagaaaataactgAGGGAAAGAATAAATTGAAGGAGGTCCAGAACCAGATCATGTTTCTTAAGAGCAATGGAATCCTGCATCTGTAAAAATAATTTAACAGCTCTCATCCCATGTTCATGGAAGATATTCAAATATAACGATTCCACCACATGTAACTAAAAGGGTTACATAACCAATAACCAAGAGGTTATTAACAGGTGTCTTCTTCATGTCCACTATAGTGATATCTCTTTTGtcaatttacaaaaacatttaaattGCAGGACACATCTGGTAGGAAGAAGTAAAGGTTGATATAAATTGAATatcatgtttaaccccttcagcatGATCAGTACAGTCTTCTTCAATGAGCAGGGATACCATATCATCAATGGCGTCTATTTATAATTTAGTCCAACCCTTATTAGAGGCAAAATGTTTTTTAAGCAATCGTTTCCTACAAAAGAGATGTCAATCTTCCACACAAGTGAATGTATTAAATGTAGGTGTTGGGATGAAAGACCCCTGGAAAGGACAGACCTTTAGATTTAAGTAACAGAGTATTTTGAGAGATTGCTTACTTCCGAAACCATAGATCTCTACCCCTCTGCTCCCGGTTGGACATTTTCAATAGTCTATGACCTTGTCTAAATCTGGGGTTTGTACGCCCAGTGACCCTGATTTCTTAATCTTCTTCTGGCTTCATCTGATGCTATACTTTCTAGGTTTGGGGTAATCAGGCTGTAAGTCTCGATTCTGTTGATCCCGTAAAAATGGTATCCTCTGCAAAACAGAAACTCTGTCCATATCCATGTCAGAAGAATTATAGTCAGATATAGAATAATTCATTGGTGTTCTTGACTTAAATCTCTTAAAACCACCAAGTCTACAATTATAAATCCGATGGTTAACATAATCCATGGAATGTCTATGGAACTTCTTTTTAACATCAGTAATAGTACTTTCAAATGTATCTAATTCCTTTTTGATCAAAATCTCTTTGTAAAATTCCAGAGCACTAAGCCCAAGTTTAAGATGAGTGATAAaatatttaggggcctattctagtagcagtcataacccacttatcgaggcattTTACCTGTTATCAGCCAAAAATgtctacagcgattcagaaagcctcgataagtgggctgaATCAGCTGGTGAGAAGCTTCTGAggcaaggagagagaggaacttagaagaaaaatgcatttttcgtgcatcggattgatgccgggggtctctggagctaatacCTATAAATACCAGCACTGGAGGCCCCacgcatgaatcagatgcatgaaaaatgcatttacaggcaaattcattaacttagcggctaaccactaaggcaatgaaggggttaactaccagtgccatgtttattgtgggtagcgcgggttggtgaaggtggtatttggcctttggtgggtgtttaggtcttgcatgtggggttgtgggtggagttaaccccttcattaccttagcgatttatactgctaaggtaatgaagaggttaacccctcctgatACCCACACGGTAGGTATAAACAATCACCAAGAgccaaatgccaacttcaccaatccccgctacccacaataaacattcaaaaatacaaaaaccctactacccaccacctctacccccaacaaccgccccccccaaaacatacagaacagtaatgggcaaaattactattatccagatatggataatagatcatttttccattcaaaatcaaacattagccagccagcttaaataaagtaaatacaacttctacttacctctgccatgatgaagggtgtcctcatcaccgtactccaggtccatgtcctccgttggcagcaagagtacaagaaaaaatacaatggcccctaaccccttaatcaccttagcggttattaccactatagtaattaagggtttaatcCACCCtcactgctacccacccgggaggcctaaccacccaccccggcacAAGTACCCCACCCTCTGCCCATTGATTGGCagatacctcccttggagatgacgtcacatccttaaaaaaaaaaaatagccagTCTCATGATAccgcgtccaatcggattggagctgtaccatctcaCCCTgatatgtgacatcacaggccctatagTAAAGTAAAAAAAGACCCGCGAGAGAAGGATCCAAAGCGACACGCTGTCCACACGGTTACTACACTCCACAATTGGCCGCCGATACTATTTTAATATGTGAGTACAGATTCTTGTACTGTATTTTTATGCAGCACATGAACAATTTACCAACCACTGCCAGTGATCTGGAGAGAAGAGGGGTACTcttctaaagatacctttatgggtcTGCTTATACTCCAGGCCATGTGAGTAGTAGCATTGATCTCTTGTTCAAGCTTATTTCTCCCACCTATATcaatacaatattgcactatatgcaTATTTTGTCTTTCACATGATCCTGCGCTCCCTATTTTCTACAATCAACACCCCATAAGGATCGAAGGAGGATTCTGATTGGTCGAGCAGTGTATCACCTTTACATCTGATTTTTACTCTTATTCACATCACATTCATATATATGAATGTTCACAGTGTGCACATAATATTTTTATAGATTCACTTTTGCACCATTTATCTGTATTTGGTTAATAAGCACAAGAGGGCACCTCGGTTCTTCCTTATCTACACAGGCCCTATAAtaggcctgttccgtctcattttagctcaagaatgCGATGAGGCAACTTTCGTtgctggatttaacatggggtacttTGGATTACAACtaatgaagatagaagaataaagaaaagaagaatagaatgacagaagaagatagaaagaagatttttgtacctgatgctgatcttcaaggaggatggagtcggattgcagtggatgacgtcgcgggtcgagagcttcctgatacgccagaattcggagggtgaagacttttaaaggtaagatcaatattgaatgtatgtatatcttttttttcttcagaTTTTTATGCTTTACATTGCCCGTTGACTGATAATttattaatctgtacccctttagggtacagataaatacagtgacaggcaatgcattttttggcaaatgcttgttttcaattgattgttattttttctatttctgtttaatgttttcactaaattgtttggtatttggatgactgggacatttaaatgcataggagataccggcacctcataatggggcctgtatcttgggaagcaggggttccccggacctgaaatcaacacggttctgatCCGGAGAgaccctgctcacgtacactagtattacaattgtTATTAAAACGCTGTGATTACTGGCGAGATATGCCCAAGCCAGATCGCAGTACATCGCTGCAGGTAGACGAATGAGGCCTTTTTGGAGAGGCAAATATTACATCGATGCTCCTTGCCAGTTTTGTCATTTTGCTATCctcagagtctttctgaataccgttataactacactgacaaaactggcagtgtaacaggcccagcgagatgttTTATgacagctactagaataggcccctaattcTGATCCAACAACATTTGATGAGGTACAATAATCAAAGACATTAATTCAGATGAACAACTATTAAAATCAGATTCCCACCTTTTGATACACTTAAATTGAATCCCAGGTAGGGAGGAGCTTGATTCTAAAACCATGTGGGATCATTTTGGCTTTCAGATAATGTTCAAGACTACAGATATTTCACCATAATTTACTttgtttaaataataaaaatcGCAAGTGAACACCAATGTTATCAAAAGAACTATGTTTCTGTTCAATGGATGTAGCATCAATAGAAGAAATATCAGTCATATTAGTTATCCAGTTCTTTTGTAGTTGGTCAAAATCTAAACTGGAGAAGCTAGACTCCATGTTGGAAATAGCATAAATTGTGTCACCACCAAGGCAAGGATACATTGTTTATAGCAAGAAATGTATTGCATCAACAAGAGATACTTATCaagatatattttaattattacaAAGTATAGCATGGTGTTACACAGTAAATTAACCGGATTAACTTTCTTGGCATATCCATGAATTAATAAATTAAGCATTTGGAAGAGTTGAGCATGTCAAAACTTGGTTAAAAAAATTCAGATTTCTTTAAGGCTTTAACTAATTAATGCTATTTATGATTATTGAGACTGGTATTTGTCCTAATATTTCTATTACGCCAAGTGTGTGCCTGGAGAAAAGCAAATCCATCCAAATGAAACGTAATTTGAATGAAAGATTTTCTTTATCCAAAAATTCCTAATTCTGTAATAAAGAAATCTAGGCTAGCAGTTTTCTGAAGATTTGGCATGAAATATTCAAATACATTTGCTAATGCATAATGGATATTGCCAAGTTACAGGATGGAATCATTTTTCAGAGAAAGAGGAACGCTAAAACAAAAGTTCATGCTCTTAAGCCAGAGGGTTGTATGCTCAAAGGAAATGTGAAGATGTACATTATACTTCTTCACTGAAAGGATGGTGGATTTATGGAAAAGCTTTTGAGCAGAGGTGGCAGGTTTAATACAGTAAaataattcatatatatatatatggaataaaTGGGTCCTGGCTTTACAATTGCTTTAGAAAATTGTGGGACTGGGTGAACAAAGTACAGTAGTTTGTATCTGCCAACAATTTTGTTGCTTCTATGTTTTACACTTCCAGTGCCTGAGACTAGTTAGATGTTAAATAAGTAGTACTTTGAATTAGCTAATTTGTTCAGTCTCTAGTTGGACAATGTCTAAAATATCTACATTTGGCATTAACGCTCTCATACTGTTTAAGTGCTTTACTGGTTGTTGGCCAACTCCAAGGAAAGTAATACAGTGATGCATGCATTATTGAAGTAACTAAACTATTATAATGAGGAGGACTTCAGGTATGTGCTGACTAGATAAAATGCATCAGCCATAGCCTTAGCTCAGGCCCCTGGGGCAACGTTCCTTACAAGATTTCAAAACACTAATTGAGCTACAGAAACTAAAATTAACATTTAGCCTGTAAATGTGAGCTATGAAAAAAATCCTCTCTGTCTTAACTGCAGAAATGTCTCTGAAACGACCAGGTGGATTAATAATCAGCGTTCTTCTACCAAGTTAACAACCATGGATTAGTCTGTTAAATTTCCCAAACAATACTGAGGGTTGCAAAAGACCTTAATAGAAAATGGAGATTACTCACTTTTGCCTCCATTGAATTACCAAAATGACTAGGTATTGCTGTGGAGAAATTACCTGAGGCCATGGAGAGACCTGCATAATACCACAATTCAAGTCAATGACAGGTATCCCCAGACTGTGGTGCAATACCTCTCATTGCAGCTTGATGATTCCTGGCCACAGAGTTGGTCTCTAAAAAGAAAACCAAAACAGGCCCAGAATTGTGAAAAAGCTGTACAATTTCCATAACAGGCTAGATATATTGAGAGTCTACAGAAAATCTTCAAAAGtaaattataaaaataataacttGATAAACAAAGTGTATGTGTGCTAGTAGCACTCCACAGCCAAGTACGTATTCAAGATAAATGATAAGCTGCATGGGAACAAGGGGTAACTTCTCACCCCCAAGCAAATCAGTAATATGTACAGTGGTCCCCAGCACACAATAAAGTAATGGAGACAAAATTATGTCAGCAagaaaatcaatgtattaaatgCAATAGCAGCTACAACATTGACCCTGACTCAGGGTCTGGAGAGAAACAATACAGAAGAAGAAGAGGGGAACAAGGGCTGAAACACTAAATAGCAACACAAGGAAAGGAAACAACGTCAAGTAAAAGGCGATAAAATGTAGGGGGGCGAAGTTTCGGAGCCAAAAGCCCCTTAATCATGCCTGTTCCCACAGGCTGAAAACAGCCTATAGTACTTCCCTAGTATTCACACTTTCAACCTACTACCTCTCACCAGAAGAACCAAAATAGATGTACTGTTCATAAACAGACCCTTACATTTTATCTCCTTTTACTTGACATGTATTGTACGTTGTTCCCTTTCTTTGTGTTATTGTTTAGTGTTTCagtccccttcctccccttcctcccctcctctacCTCTATATTGTTTCCCTCCATGAGATGTACTCTCCAGACCCTTGGTCAGGGTCAATGTTGTAGCTGctattacatttaatacattgattttctTGCTGTCATATTTTCTCTATTACTTTATTGTGTGCTGGGGATCCCTGTACATATTACTAATAACTTGATAAACATTCCGGATTACTCAGAAGAATTTACAAGATAACTTCTCAATGATGTATCctgtggagctgctgatggttCTCATACATTCAACATACCTGAGGAGGCAAAGGCTTTTATGAAGGAATCCATCGGCtttactgtgacggtaggggtatcCAGTCtcccataataaaggtgaagtccGGCTGGCTGCCCCAATACTATGTGTAATGGCAACCTCTGTGAGGCTCATTTTGGCCAGTGTATGAAATgttttgtgtaaccccttccagaaaagagctaataaCAGTCTGATGTCTGGAAGGGGGAAAACTGTATATATTGGGGACTGGGGATTGTACAATAAAGAAAAGCACTTTTATTCCACATGTAGAGTAtagtacagttaggtccggaaataatagGACaccgacacaattttcataatttaggctctgtacgccacaacaatggatttgaaatgaaacaactgagatgcaatagaagtgcagactttcagctttaattcaaggggttgaacaaaaatattgtatgaaacgtttaggaattgcaaccattttcatacacagtccctttatttcaggggctcaaatgtaattggacaaattaacacaatcataaataaaatgttcatttttaatactttgtcgagaatcctttgcaggcaatgactgcttgaagtctggaacgcatggacatcaccaaatgctgatttcctcctttgtgatgctttgccaggcctttactgcagcggtcttcagttgttgtttgttcgtgggtctttctgccttaagttttgtcttcagcaagtgaaatgcatgctcgaacgggttgagatcaggtgattgactcggccattgcagaatattccacttctttgccttaaaaaactcctgggtttctttcgcagtatgttttgggtcattgtccatgtgtaaagtgaagcgccgtccaattaacttcgctgaatttggctgaatctgagcagacaatatatccctatacacttcagaattcatatggctgcttctgtcttctgtcacatcatcaataaacactagtgacccagtgccattggaagcaatgcatgcccatgccatcacactgcctccaccgtgttttccagattatgtggtatgctttgtatcatgagccgttccaagccttctccatacttttttcttcccatcattctggtacaggttgatcttagtttcatctgtccaaagaatgctgatccagaactgggcttgcttttttagatattgtttggcaaagtctaatctggcctttctattcttgaggtttatgaatggtttgcaacttgtggtgaaccctctgtatttgctctcgtgaagtcttctctttatggtagaattggataatgatatgcctacctcctggagagtgttcatcacttggctggatgttgtgaaggagtttttctttaccattgaaaggatcctacgatcatccaccactgttgacatccatggacatccaggcctttttgtgttgcagagctcaccagcgcgttctttttttctcagaatgtaccaaactgttgatttggccactcctaatgttcctgctatctctctgatggattttctttttttttgaagcctaaggatgccctgtcacttgcattgagagctcctttgaccgcatgttgtgggttcacagcaacagcttccaaatgtgaatgccacacctggaatcaactccagaccttttacctgcttaattgatgatgaaataacaaaggaatagcccacacctgtccatgaaacagcttttgagtcaattgtccaattacttttggtcccttgaaaaagagggggctacatattaatgAGATGTAATtactaaacccttcctccaatttggatgtgaataccctcaatttaaagctgatagactgcactttaagcccatattcagtatttaactgtaacttgaatttattttggtaaacagccgaaataacaaaagttgtatcagtgtccaattatttccggtccTAACTGTATGTTCCCCATACAATTAGTCAGCAAGCCAGTAACATGATATATATgttataagtgtagccaggtctcccaggTTTACCCGTATCTCCGTATGCTGGGAGAATAGGGAAGGTTGCAGTGCATGCAGGGAGTGCTTCGGTACatcggaggctccgcagtgaACCGAGCGaatagggcgccaccatgtttggtgttcgcgcatgcgcagtgagcccgtggaggtggtgagggagcagaggtcgcgcatgcaccGTAAGGGGTTGCGAGAGCCCGCGAAACAGGAGCtactcctatagggtggagcgcacgggactgcgagtcccaggagccttagcgagaccaggtgacaccagggagccaatagggcgggcGTATTCGCGGAAGGAAgggttaggaggttgcgcaggggagcacgttggCAGAGCCGatcaggaggaggaaggagaaggagctctgcgtgtagggaggccagtagcccctacactaggccacatacccccggcccagttaggccctgagtcaccgtgAGTGAAGCGGATGTAGGGACAGGCCATAAGATAGGAACCAGCCCCTTAGTATCAGTAGGAGAGTTGTAACACCAGAGACTGTCGCGGTACCATACCAGAGGTTTGGGCTGAGACCTCGGCCAGCACAGCAGTCGCCaacgggtgggatcgccctggaaggtatcACTGGAGTGTCTtcatcgtcggatcctttgtgaagttcctttgcAGGCCcggcgctcggcaggtaacatctataagtgcaccaactataagatCAGAACATAGTGGTtgcgcagtcacatacacacatacctcactttgggggtggggggacttTGGTGTGGGTAAACTGGATACGGTGTGGGTACACTGTGaaggggttgcatcctgcgagacacagtAGTATAGTGTCTCCagtagggagggacacctgtttgatgatatgcaaggttatggttgccattagtaaagtcattggttattttatatgctgtgtgtgtggtattacattattgtcctgtgaggaacaacttccactctgctgggagccatcgtaggtggaggcgctgcacttggtatGAGGTTATCGGTATTCATatgtgttgccccaggctctccgtggcggaggcttaagccctgcgagccaacaggttgaaCAGCATTAGTAGCGCATTGTATTCAAtaggaaacagtgctacatttggaggcgctgctgagagcagacctggggtgccccgaTTCTAAATTCACACAGCCACCTGTCCAGAATGACTCTCGCCTCGCGTCAGAGCGTGGGCGAATGGGCGCGGCAGATGCAAACACCCGCCCGTCGCATGGTGGCCGTGAGTCAAGTTCCTATGGCCTGGCCCTTAGAGACATTACAAACGGCCCTAAGACAACTACAAGGATTCTCCAAAGCCCGCCTGGTGGATGTTCTAATAGACCAAGATGCCAAGTGGAACACCCTGCTAGTTGACTGTCGCAGAGATTTAGTGGTCCTGGAGCCCTCCGTTCCCCAATACATCCAGCTCCCCAATTCCCCCCCTGGCGGAAGCCCCTTTGTCTACCCGCTCAGGGACATACCCACCGATGTGCTTGGTGAAGATTGTCATACTCCCGCCTCTGCCAATTACCCGGCCAGTGACCCGGGTAGTTGTCGGTCAGAATTTAGTTACCCGGGGTCCAGTGCGTCCGAAGAAGCTGGACTGTGTAGGGGTATGCTGCAAAAACTTAACGACAAGGTAGGCCAACTGGCCTCCCCACCCAGTTTACCACCCTTAGTAGAAGCACTAACTTTGGCTACACAATcccaaaattacaggaaactGAAAGCTTTCTATGGGGCCCTGCCCGTCCTGGCGGGGGAAGACGGAATAGATCCGTGGAAAGAACACACCAGGGGTGTAATGGAGGAATGGTCCTGTACCAACGCGGTCAAATGCCAATGCATCATGGAATGCTTAAGACCCCCAGCGTCCACTCTGGTCAGCATTCATAGAGAGCAACATCCTGACTTGACCTCCCGGATGATCGTCGAATTCTTGACGGAGGCCTATTGCGTGGCAGAAGATGATGGAGCcctgtgggccaagtactatgccatTAACCAAAAGGAAGGGGAAGACTTGTGAGCCTACATCCATCGAGTACAGATAGCGTTGGGGCCCCTACTTCACCACAAGTACGTTATAGCCTCACAGATGGATGAGTATCTCCGTAAACAATACCTGCGGGGGTCCAGCCCCAGCCACCCCATTGCCAACATGATTAGTGATAACCTCACCAGAGGAAGCCCCCCTACGTTCACGAAGTTGTTACAGC
This genomic interval carries:
- the LOC142490632 gene encoding paraneoplastic antigen Ma2 homolog, with the translated sequence MTLASRQSVGEWARQMQTPARRMVAVSQVPMAWPLETLQTALRQLQGFSKARLVDVLIDQDAKWNTLLVDCRRDLVVLEPSVPQYIQLPNSPPGGSPFVYPLRDIPTDVLGEDCHTPASANYPASDPGSCRSEFSYPGSSASEEAGLCRGMLQKLNDKVGQLASPPSLPPLVEALTLATQSQNYRKLKAFYGALPVLAGEDGIDPWKEHTRGVMEEWSCTNAVKCQCIMECLRPPASTLVSIHREQHPDLTSRMIVEFLTEAYCVAEDDGALWAKYYAINQKEGEDL